Within Herpetosiphonaceae bacterium, the genomic segment TGCGCGAGATCTTGCCGCTGGAGCCAGCCGATGTACTCGCCGTAGGGACGCGGCAGCTCGGCCTGGATCGGCTGGTGCTGGCGGAAGGCTTCGTAGTGCGCAAAGACATCCCGCAGCACCAGCGCGATCGACCAGCCATCCAGCACGATGTGGTGACGGCTCCACACAAAGTAGTAGGCGCGCTCGGCGATACGGATCAGCGCCAGGCGCATCAGCGGCGGCATAGACAGATCGAAGCCACGATCGCGATCGGCGCGCAGCAATGCACCGAGCCGCTGCTGCTGCTCGTCTGCGCCATATGATCGCCAGTCGAGCTGCTCAAGGGGCAGATCCACACGTCGAAGGACGATCTGCATCGGCTCGTCAAGATCTTCCCACAGAAAGACCGTGCGCAGCACCGTGTAGCGCTCGATCGCCTGCTCCCAGGCATGCGCAAACGCCTTGCGATCGAGGTCGCCGTGCAGCGTGCAGTGCATCTGCTGAACATAGATCGGCGACTGGGGTGCGTAGAGCGTATGGAAGAGCATGCCCTGTTGCATCGGCGAGAGCGGATAAATATCGACGATCTGGTCGGAGTTCATGGGGCTGCTCATGCGGGGTCCTTCTCGGTGATTAGGTTGGAGCGGATAAAGCAACAGGCGACGCTGTGTGCCGGTATCACTAGCTAGCTTGTTGGACCGGCAGGACGGAGGCAGTAGGGGTTGCGGAGCCTTCGGCAGAGCGGTACCCGGTCTTTTTCACATCACTAGCCATGGTCGCAGCTACACGGTATTATAGGCACAGATTGGCAAGTTGACAAAATCCCGCAGGCTCTCATAATGGTAGGACAAACAGAGATGAGCGACCGGCCTCCATCGGCACAATCACCGACGGGCTGCGCGCGAAGGCAGACCTCCTTCCCTTGAGTATCCTTCACCAATCTGCGGTCCTCAAGCGCTCCCTGAGAAACACGAATGATGAACGATCGCTGCTTCCATCACCTCGTCGAGGCGCAGGCCCGGCGCGCGCCCGATGCCATCGCCGTTGTGTGCGGTGCGGAAACGCTGACCTATGCCGCGCTCGATCAGCGGGCGAATCACCTGGCGCACCACCTGCGCGCCATCGGCGTCGGCGGGCATGATCAGGCTGAAGACCGTGTAGGTCTGTGCGTCGCGCGCTCGCCCGATCTGGTCGTCGGCCTGCTGGCGATCCTCAAAGCAGGCGCGGTCTATGTGCCGCTTGATCCAAACTATCCCCGGCAGCGACTTGATTTTATGCTCAACGACGCACAGGTGCGCGTGCTGCTCACGCAGCAGCCGCTCGTCGCGCAGCTCCCACCGACCGATGCGCGTATCCTGTGCCTCGACACCGACTGGCAGGAGGCGGATACCCGCCGAGTGCGGCAGCCAGGCACGCCGCCGAGCGTGACGATCCGGCCCGCCCAGGTGGCGTATATGATCTATACGTCCGGCTCCACGGGACAGCCCAAGGGCGTGCTCGTGCCCCACCGTGGCCTGCATACGCTCGCCGAGGAGCAGGCCATGCTCTTTGGCGCGCGTCCCGGCAGCCGCGTGCTCCAATTCGCGTCGCTGAGCTTCGACGCCTCGATCTTCGAGATCGTTATGGCGCTTACCGCAGGCGCGACGCTCCATCTCGCGGCGCTGGAGCATCTCGCGCCGGGACCGGCGCTCACGCGGCTGCTGCGCGAGCAGGCGATCAGCCATGTCACGCTGCCGCCATCGGTCCTGGCCGCGCTGCCCGACACCGATCTTCCGGCGCTCCAGGTGATCGTCTCCGCTGGCGAGGCCTGTACAGCCGAGATCGTGGAGCGCTGGTGCATGCCTGGAAGCGGGCGGCAGTTCTTCAACGCCTACGGCCCGACCGAAACCACGATCTGGGCAACGACCGCCGCATGCGATCTCGGCCAGGGAGCGCCGCCGATCGGTCGTCCGATTGCCGGTACCCACGTGTATGTGCTCGATCATCGTCTCCGGCGCGTCCCGATCGGCGTTCCAGGCGAGCTGTACATCGGCGGCGTCGGCGTGGCGCGCGGCTACCACAACCGGCCCGATCTCACGGCAGAGCATTTCGTGCCGCATCCTTTCAGCGCCGTGCGTGGAGAGCGGCTGTATCGCACGGGCGATCTCGTTCGCTACCGCCGAGACGGCCAGCTCGTCTTTGTCGGTCGCCGCGACCAGCAGGTGAAGATTCGGGGCTTTCGCATCGAGCCGGGCGAGATCGCCGCCGTGCTCCGGCAGCATCCCGCCGTGCGCGAGGCCGTGGTGCTGGCGCGGGCAGATCATCCCGGCGATCAGCGCCTCGTGGCGTACGTCGTAGAACAAACGAACCAGGAAACCGAAACCTGGAAGCTGGAACCTGGAACCTGGAACTTGAAGCTCCGCGCCTACCTCAAGGATCGATTGCCCGACTACATGATCCCTGCCTCGTTCGTCGTCCTCGACGCGCTGCCGCTCACGCCCAACGGCAAGATCGATCATGCGGCATTGCCGGAGCCACGTCATGCCGATCGCGACTCGGCAGCGTCGGTCGCGCCGCGCACGCCCATCGAGGAACTGCTGGCCGGGATCTGGGCCGAGGTGCTCGGCGCGCAGCAGGTCGGCATCCACGACCATTTTTTTGACCTCGGCGGCCATTCGCTGCTGGCGACACAGATTGTCTCCCGCGTGCATGATGTGTTTGGGCTGGACCTCCCACCCCGCAGCGTGTTCGAGTCGCCGACGATCGCCGCGCTGGCGGCGACGATCGCGCGCGCACAGCCATCGGCGCAGGAGCGTATAGACCCGCCGCTCCTGCCGATCGACCGCGATCGCGCGCTGCCGCTCTCCTTTGCCCAGCAGCGGCTCTGGGTGCTCCACCAGTTGGAGCCGGAGAGCGTGGCCTACAATATCCCGATCGCCGTACGTCTGTCGGGGCCGCTCGACACAACGGCGCTGGAGCGTAGTCTGGCCGCTATCGTAGGCCGCCACGAGATCCTGCGGACGCGGTTTCTCTCCGATGACGATCGACCGGTGCAGGTTGTCGCCGCCGAGGGCACGATCACGCTCTCCACGATCGACCTGCGGCAGCTTCCTCCTTCGGAGCGGGCGATCCACGAGCAGCGGCTGACGGCGACCGAGGCGCGGCAGCCGTTCGATCTGCGCCACGGCCCGCTGCTGCGCGCGACGCTCCTGCTGCTCCACCAAGAGGGTACCCGGCAGGAGCATACGCTGCTGCTGACGCTGCACCACATCGTCGCCGATGGCTGGTCGATGGGCGTGCTGGTGCGCGAGCTGGCCGCGCTGTATACGGCCTTTACCACCGGCTCCGACCATGCGCTGGGCCCGGTGGGCACCCCGCTGCCGATCCAGTACGCCGACTTCGCGTACTGGCAGCGCCAATGGCTCGCAGGGGAGCGGCTGGAGGCGCAGCTTGGCTACTGGCGCAGACAGCTACGCCCGGACGATTCCCTACCGCTGCCTCGCACGGAGATTCCAACCGATCGACCGCACACATCTCAGGGAGCGGCCCACGCCGCGCAGCACCCACTGCTCATCCCTGCGGCGCTCCATGCCGAGCTGGTGGCGCTCAGTCGCAGGGAAGGCGTGACGCTCTTTATGACGCTGCTGACGGCGCTGCACGCGCTGCTGCACTGGTACACGCGCCAGGATCAGAGCATCGTCGGCACCGACATTGCCAACCGCAATCGCCCTGAGATCGAGCCGCTGATCGGCTTCTTCGTCAATGTGCTGGTGCTGCGTACGAGCCTGGCGGGCAACCCGACGCTGCGCGAGCTGATGCGCCGGGTCCGCGAGACGACGCTGGAGGCGTACGCGCATCAG encodes:
- a CDS encoding amino acid adenylation domain-containing protein; translation: MMNDRCFHHLVEAQARRAPDAIAVVCGAETLTYAALDQRANHLAHHLRAIGVGGHDQAEDRVGLCVARSPDLVVGLLAILKAGAVYVPLDPNYPRQRLDFMLNDAQVRVLLTQQPLVAQLPPTDARILCLDTDWQEADTRRVRQPGTPPSVTIRPAQVAYMIYTSGSTGQPKGVLVPHRGLHTLAEEQAMLFGARPGSRVLQFASLSFDASIFEIVMALTAGATLHLAALEHLAPGPALTRLLREQAISHVTLPPSVLAALPDTDLPALQVIVSAGEACTAEIVERWCMPGSGRQFFNAYGPTETTIWATTAACDLGQGAPPIGRPIAGTHVYVLDHRLRRVPIGVPGELYIGGVGVARGYHNRPDLTAEHFVPHPFSAVRGERLYRTGDLVRYRRDGQLVFVGRRDQQVKIRGFRIEPGEIAAVLRQHPAVREAVVLARADHPGDQRLVAYVVEQTNQETETWKLEPGTWNLKLRAYLKDRLPDYMIPASFVVLDALPLTPNGKIDHAALPEPRHADRDSAASVAPRTPIEELLAGIWAEVLGAQQVGIHDHFFDLGGHSLLATQIVSRVHDVFGLDLPPRSVFESPTIAALAATIARAQPSAQERIDPPLLPIDRDRALPLSFAQQRLWVLHQLEPESVAYNIPIAVRLSGPLDTTALERSLAAIVGRHEILRTRFLSDDDRPVQVVAAEGTITLSTIDLRQLPPSERAIHEQRLTATEARQPFDLRHGPLLRATLLLLHQEGTRQEHTLLLTLHHIVADGWSMGVLVRELAALYTAFTTGSDHALGPVGTPLPIQYADFAYWQRQWLAGERLEAQLGYWRRQLRPDDSLPLPRTEIPTDRPHTSQGAAHAAQHPLLIPAALHAELVALSRREGVTLFMTLLTALHALLHWYTRQDQSIVGTDIANRNRPEIEPLIGFFVNVLVLRTSLAGNPTLRELMRRVRETTLEAYAHQDLPFEQLVEELQPERDLSRSPFFQIIVVLQNTPMPDLQLHNLHLAPVAVDTGSAKFDLVINLSETPTGMRGSLIYKTALFDATTLSRFAAQFEMALKTIAAQPDMRLGELVAVLTEAEQQHAKLLRQQKLKHVRRKTIGGRGKEHAGHDD